The genomic window CTGATTCACTGTAGGAGTCTGAATCACTGCTAGAATCATTACAACACAAACTTGTACAGGGAGGATATGTCTGACTGGACATGAGTGTATATCTACTTTGTAAGGGCAGATTCAGTTGTGATGGTAACGGCCAGGAAGATCAGAGCCAAAGGTCTCGCTTGCCGCCTTTTTCTCCGGCTCGCACCTTGGCTTATGTTTGTGGTTTTCTCTCCCGATTTCTTTCTAGAAATGAACTTTCTCTTCATATGCATTCATAATTTTGTgcgtgtcagtgtgtctgttgAACAAAACTAGACATGCATGCAAAAGCAGTGTATTTTAGTAGTGATGCCTTAAGTTAGACCATAAGCTGAAggttctcaaaaaaaaaaaacatttaatgagtTTGTTCCTCTCTCCATGTGGTATACAATTGTGTCCTTTCCTTCCACAGTACCTTTGCTGGGTCACTCTTTTTGCACCCTCGTTAGATAGGTCATCATCAGCAGTGCCGAGGTGTCTCTGAACTTTCCCTCCCACACTGGGATGAGTGTTGCTCTCAGCACTGACAGTCGTTGCGAGTTTCTCTCAGCTGTTTGCAGGTTATCTGGAAATGTCCTGTATTTTccaatgtgtgttttttgtactGTAGGGAGTAATGTATCTTTtatcatcaaaaataaacatgttaaacatagaGGGATGTTGTGTCTTTCCTCTCTTCACTAGAAAATATAAAGACTGACTGAATCACCTGTTGCAATCCGCTCTGTGCTGCTCTCAGGAACGGCTTTTCCACGTCTAGATCCGCTTTGGCGCTTCCTTCAAAGTACTCCGCTCCTATTTCTTCACACCACTGCAGAGCCTGTTGGCGAGACACCTGCAAGGAGAGACAAACAGCAGATAGCACATCATTAGGGGAAAAATTAACCACAATCTCAAGTCATAAATGCACTGCAAGGATCGAAAAGTTAGAAGTTACAATTCCAGTTAATGTGACTGAGAAACTTTTTCATGTGCTTTTTTTGGGGTACACTCTGAATCCATTCAGGCCTCTTTGCCCAAAGTAGATTTTTAAAAGGCAACAACCTCAGAACAGTTGGTGAAGTTTGTTtagaaaaatgtgacaaagcTTTCCTCTAAAATCAAAAGGTCACTTTGGGAGAGCAACACTGAAGGGTAGTGGGACTGGTTCTTTGGGTGTATTACCTGGATAACACATTGGACCTGCAaccattgttttcattattgacaactacttttttcaattaatcgattaatcatttagtctatagaactgtgaaaaatgcccgTTAAAATTTCTTAAAGCCTGAgataatgtcttcaaatgtcttgtttaatcTGACTCAACAGTCCAAGACCCAAAGATATCCAGTTTACAATGatgttaaaacacagaaaagcctCACATTGAAGAGAATGATTAGAATTTATtaaatcaattatcagaatagctGTCTAATTCATTTTTTGACTTTGTGTTCAGCTCTAGCTATGACTACATGTAAGTAGCACTGAGTCAAACTCAGTAGCAAAACATCTTCAGTTTGTCCTTGATTTCTAAATTATATAATATGACCAGTGTGACTGAGTCATGAACGCTTCACATTATTATACTTTATGTACATACATCATTGTCTGTCATGCCCAGAATTAgacaaatgtgtattttatctattttagcTGTTATGAAGCCAAACATGCTGTGTGTTATTAACAGTCAGTTAGTCACAGTTACATGTTAAACCTCTAAAACCTGAAAAATCAATTCTACTCACATTTATTTACCAAATCTGGTTCACTGAGGATTTAAAGAGTTTTATCAGTCTGGATTTCAGTGGAGCGCCGACTAGAAAtgccttttatttttcctgacaATAGTTCTGTCTGAAATAGTTATTAAAGCAGCTATGACCAATGTTTTAATatgactacttgtatgtgaTGTGAAAGGAGTTGCTCATAGAGATGAACTGcccaaaaaaatctaaaaagctATTATAGGTTTAATATCAGCTTTCAAAAAAACACCTACTGAATACTAGTACATCTGATCTGAGTGTTTAACTGACCTCCCGGTTGCTCAGGTCAGTTTTGTTGCCCAGTACGATGAAGGGGAAGTCAGATGGGTTCTCGGGCTCACCCTGGACCAGGAACTCCTTCCTCCACTCCTCCAGGGCGGAGAAACTGGTCCTGAATGTGACATCAAACACCAGCATGCAGCAGTGGGCTCCTCTGTACAGAGGTGTGCCCAGAGACTGGAACCTCTCTGTGCCTGCTGTGTCCCAGATctgacacacataaacagacaaacGTTACATCCGCTCTGTAGACCAGGTTAGGTGTTATAGGAAGCACGTGCCAGTGTCCTTGGTGACTTACCTGCAGTGTGACTGTGTCCCCACCTATGTTTACTGTTTTGGACAGGAAGTCAGTCCCTATGGTGGACCGGTACATGTTGGTGAAACGATGATTCACATATCTGTTCATGAAGGAGGATTTTCCCACCctgagtaaacacacacacacacataaaggtaTAACACACTCAAATCTCATACTTCAAATGACATTTAACATTCATCCTCTATCTCACTGTGCTGTTAAATGGCTAACTTTTACACTTTTGTCCATTATAAATGATACACCTCTGATTTGTAGCCTAAATCAAACAGGCGCTgtaaatgaaagtgaaagaaCTGTCGACGGAGCAGTAAATCAAAACTTTTCaataagtaaaataattaaGATAAAGAAGCTCGTTGTCTTTACCCGGAGTTTCCTATGAGGATTATTTTCAGAGTGACTGGGCTTTTTCCTTCGCTCATGTTTAGATTTGCTTCCAACCACCGAGCTTCAGCTGCAGCTGCCTTCAAGTACTCCTCGGAATTTTGCCACTCACCAGaagttcttttcttttttctctctttttttttttttttttttttttttacagtaaccGAGGATTTTAGTGATACTGAGATCATGAGTCCAAGTCCACCAACACACCCATCTGACCAGACACCAAGAAAGTCcatggaaaaaatatattaacgGTTCATTGACTTTTCATGCAATCAATGCTATTTATTCAACTtttcaattatattttttcaattttttttcccaacttGGAGGTCAAAATGCTGTTTTGAAGCTTTTCTTTCATCCCGGGAATAAAATTGTTAATTTTAGAAATCAAAGTGTCCGAAGCTACCTGACACCATCCAGGTGCTACTTTGCGTTTTGTTTATGTTCTCTATGGTTGTAACAGCATTTGAAGGCAGCATGTGACAGCTGCTTTGTCTGGTTGGCACATTTCTGACCTCTGTCCTGCCTGAGTCACAAACCAAGTCAGCTGATTTCTAGAAATCTTTCTAGATTTTTCTTCCTATGTGgtaacatattttattcataaacataCTTCTGTAGTTCATCGTAAAACAGTTCCTGAGActaattcaaattttaaaaaagaatgaacCTGCAATCTATATCATATTGGATAGTTTCTGTATtctccactagagggcagtagAGACTTCAGGTGCATCACCAGGTGGttttatctacagtatgtctgttGATTCACTGAACAATTTTGTTGTTCAAGTGGATGTGAAACCAacttatttaatgtttaaaatgtgaactTTTTTCTACACAACATTAAAGATTCTGATTCTTATATTCACTCACATTTTGCATTTCTAACTGTCAACCACAGTAACATGTAAGAAGCGAGCAAATAAATTTCAACTGATTACATTCAATAAGCTACTTGGATCTTTTAAATCATTAGTGTGACACTATGCAAATATCACAGTGAAGCTgtaaaatattatgaaaattaACAGATTAACAATTATGCCACAAAAAATCCTAAAACCATACAACACTGACCTGCTGCTGGGTCATTACAAACTGCTGCTGTGCGGCCAACTTTATTCAAATCAACAGAGCTTTAGTTTCAATTCTAGTGTAGATCTaaatatgtcaggctgaattATGAGACAATGTGTATAAAATTATGGTGAATGTTTCCACTTTAAGAAACggtgcagccataaaaaaaatagaattggGACAGAATATTGTACTCAGAGTAAACATTGCATACTTTCAATTAAGAGCTGCAACAAACTGATGCAGATTATATGTGATATTGTCATACAGTGTGAAATATGAAGATTTTAAAAGCCTTAAAGCTACTTAtggagaaataaataataaaacttgaTGTTAAGGGTTAGAATAATACTATAAAACATAATAAGATTACTATTGACAATCACAGACATGGACATAAAGTAAtataatacagtacattattCATAACAGGTACAAATAATGAggtggatgaaaaaataaagataaattgaatatgaaaaatgatcaataaacaCTAACGTtccacaaaaaataataaacaggcAGCTGCactaaagtaaaaaaaacaaacaaactaaaaacacattattatgatagtttaaaaaagagaaaaacacaattatatACATGCAGTTATGCTTAGATGCTTCTAcatatgtgtgttgtgttgagacTGTCGGAGGAGTAGCCAGCAGAATACTGAGATTACACAAAATCATCCATATAAAAGTTATGACGTCTCAATGATGAGCAGCAAAGTGCCACTCATCCACCTTACTTCATTGCAGAGACGCACACT from Thunnus maccoyii chromosome 3, fThuMac1.1, whole genome shotgun sequence includes these protein-coding regions:
- the si:dkey-13a21.4 gene encoding ras-related protein rab7, translating into MSEGKSPVTLKIILIGNSGVGKSSFMNRYVNHRFTNMYRSTIGTDFLSKTVNIGGDTVTLQIWDTAGTERFQSLGTPLYRGAHCCMLVFDVTFRTSFSALEEWRKEFLVQGEPENPSDFPFIVLGNKTDLSNREVSRQQALQWCEEIGAEYFEGSAKADLDVEKPFLRAAQSGLQQYKKHTLENTGHFQITCKQLRETRNDCQC